In Spirosoma pollinicola, the genomic window AACGCTTTAATTGGTTCAGTGAACGCTAAAGAAGCATAATTACTAGCCATCTTAAGTCAAGGAGAAAGTCCGTCTGCCTACTAAGCAGACGGACAGATTGTTCGATTAAAAAACACGCCGGTCACTTTCGTTGATTGGTGCATCATTGATGCTGGCAAAGCGTTTAGCCATCAGCCCGTTTGTGTCGAATTCCCACAGTTCGTTACCGTAGCTACGATACCATTGCCCGCTTTCGTCGTGCCATTCGTACTCAAATCGAACAGCCATCCGATTTTCCCGAAACCCCCAGAGCTCTTTCTTCAGCCGATAGCCATTTTCTTTAGCCCATTTACGCGTTAGAAACGCTTTAACTTCGTCGCGGCCGTTGATGAACTCTGTGCGATTGCGCCATTCGGTGTTTACGGTATACGCCCGGCTTACCCGCTCGGGGTCTTTGCTGTTCCAGGCATCCTCGGCCATTTGCACTTTCTGGAGGGCTGTTTCAAGCGTAAAGGGTGGCAAAGGCGGGCGTTGTTCCACCGATTCTGTCAGGCCATTCAGTACATCATTGTCCCACATCGTATCGCCACATTCTTCGCGTACGAAGGGAACATCATCGTCAAAATCGTTGGTCGGGTTCATGGTTTTATTTGATTGATTGGTTGTTACTAACTATTGGTCACGGGGTTCCGTTACGCACGACCAATGGCGGGTTGAAACATTTATACAGCTTCGCTTTCCAGGGCAGGGGCAATTGGGAAGTCAATCGGTATTTGCGTCAGGTTGTGCAGGTAGTTCATGGCGATTTTGTCGCTTACCTGTAAAATTACATCCACCAGATTTCCCTTCGAATAACCGGCGGCATAGAAAGCATCGATGATAGCTGGTGAAACGTGGCCTTTATTTTCGGTAGCATCTTTAGCCAGTGAAACCAGTGCATTGAGTTTGGGATTGTGGCTGTGACCCGCGCGCAAATTCAATAGTTCATCGTCCGAAAACCCATTCATTCTACCAATTACCGTATGTGCACTCTGGCAGTAGCGGCAACCATTCACTTCGCTAACCACCAGGTTAACGGCTTCTTTTTCTTTGTTGGAGAGCGACGTTTTAGCCCCCTGGAAGGCTAAGTACCTGGGTAGTCCATTATCTGAATACGCGATAGTCGCATACAAGTTTGGCACGAAGCCAATATTTTTTTGCAGGCTATCAAAAGCGGCTTGCGATGCGGGCGACACTTGATCGCGGGTTGGAACGGTGAATTGTGACATGATTTTACTTGGTTTAAACTGAATTGATACTTGATAAAGAGACTATGACCGGGTTAAAAAATTTCAGGTTTTTTGATCTGCAATTCTTAATTCGCTGATCGGTGTTGAAGCATGACGCTCTGCTTCAATGACTGTACTGGTAAAGGTTTTAACAGAAAGACGATCAAATGAACAGACAGGTCTGTATACATTATTAAAAAAAATTAGATAATTCGACTAACTACTTTTTTTGCCTGCTCAATTGGTTCTAGACTGTGGTAAAGTTGGCTGGTAATCAGGGCACCTTCAAACAAGAGAGTAACTTCATCGGCCAGGCCGGCATCGGGGAGCAATTCGGCAAATACCCGCCCCATCCGCGATTTATGCTCAACAATCACCTGGCGTGTAGCCGTGTCCTGAATGCCAACCTCAACCACTGCGTTCTGAAAATTACACCCCCGAAAGTCCACGCTCAACGAAAAGTCATGCATCATATCGAATAGAGCGAGTACTTTTTCTTTAGTTGAAATAGGTTGTCCCAAAATCGCATTGACATTGGCAAACCACGATTGGCTGGCTTGTTCAAGATAGGCTTTCAAAATAGCTTCCTTCGTACGGAAGTGCTGATAAAGACTGGCTTTTGCCACCCCCGCTTCGTCGATAAGCTGGTTGATACCAGTTGAATTATAGCCCTGCTGGTGGAAGAGCCGTGCCGCCGTATCCAGTATCCGCTGGCGAACAGCCGAATTTTCCAGTTGTATTTTATGCCTCGATTCCATGACTACTCTTTTCAAAAACAGACAAGTCTGTATGTTTTACTATGGGTCTATAACTAACCTTTTTTTGAAATGGTTTCAACGGCCAGAATAATTTTTAATTTTTTTTGGCCGTGCCTTTCAACGCGGGGTATGCTAGACTCAGAAAGCAAAGAGTATTTCTTTCCAACTATATGCTTATTTTCAGTGGCTTCCCCAATCCCAAACCCGATGCAGAAATACCTGATCTTTGTGCTGTTTATATGCTTTTCGTATGCAGGGCTAGCCCAACAAGCGGCCATTGACAGCAGTAAATACCCTGCGCTTAAAACGTTTACGGCCGTTCAGGATCAGGCCAATATGATGCAACAGTTGGGCATCAAAAAGCTACGTCCCGGCCCAAGTCCCAATGAATCAGAACCCAACCATGCCAATTACGATGAAGCCCTGGCCGATCCCTGCCCGCAACTCCCCGACGTACTCACTACCCGGAACGGCAAAAAAGTTACTACTCCCGATCAGTGGTGGAAGCAACGTCGGCCCGAACTCATTGAGGATTTTGAACGGGAAATGTATGGCCGGGTTCCGAAGAGCGTACCCAAAATAACCTGGATCACCAAGGTGACCGACAACGAATTTGTTGGCCGTATACCCGTGGTGGCGAAACAGTTAATTGGCCGGGTCGATAACAGTGAATATCCTTTGGTCAGCGTGAACGTCAATATGGTACTGGTGCTACCCCAAAACGTAAAAGGCCCAGTTCCGGTCATGATGATGCTCGGCTTCCCGGCCCTGCCCGCTCCTGCCCAGCCCTCACCCGCCGATCTGGAAAAGATCAATACCACGTTCAAGGAATTGATGATTAAGCAGAACCCGGAGATGAAGGTTATTTTTGACCGCTACCCGGCCTATGCGCCCATTACCCGGCTATCCGGTCCGGGTTTCTTTGCGCCACCCATTACAGGCGACTCACCACCAACCGAACAGTTGCTGGCAGCTGGCTGGGGTTACTGTACCATTGAACCAAACAGCATACAGGCCGACAACGGAGCGGGACTTACCCGAGGTATCATCGGCTTGGTGAACAAAGGCCAGCCCCGGAAGCCCGACGACTGGGGGGCGTTGCGAGCCTGGGCATGGGGCGCTTCGCGGGCATTGGATTACCTGGAAACCGAACCGCAGGTAAACGCCAGACAGGTGGGTATCGAAGGGGTTTCCCGCTATGGAAAAGCCGCTTTGGTAACCATGGCTTTCGACCAGCGTTTTGCAATGGTTCTGATTGGCTCATCGGGAAAGGGCGGCACGACGTTGCAACGCCGGATATTTGGTGAGGCCGTAGAAAGCCTTGCCAACAGTGGCGGGTATCACTGGATGGCGGGTAACTACCTGAAATATGCCACCGAAGAGTCCACATTTGGCCGGAAAACCGGTTGCGACCTGTCTGTAGACTCGCATGAGTTGCTGGCCCTGTGTGCCCCACGGCCCACCTTCGTCAGTTATGGAATAGCCGAAAAAGGCGACGCCAAATGGCTCGACCAAACCGGTAGCTACAAGGCTACAATTGCCGCCGGACCCGTGTTCAAACTGCTTGGCGTTCGGGACCTGGGGGTGAGTAATGACTATACATCCGAGAAGATGCCCCCGGTATTGACAGGTCTGACGGACGGAGAACTCGCCTGGCGACAGCACAATGGCGGCCATACCGATGCGCCTAATTTTCAATATGTTATACCCTGGGCAAGCAACTTGCTAAAGTACGAACGTACAGCCAAATAATGGGCAATTAGTCCTTTTCAGTATTTCAATGCTATCGGTCAGCTAGGACTACTGATCGTGCAATTTGATGTTTAGAAAACCGCTTCCATAGAAGGCTGCTTGTAAACATCAGTTATCCATTTTCGGCTAATACAACAGTCGATTCGGCTAAATCTGTTTCTGTATTGATACGGACCTTTGTCCCACAAAAACAGAAACAGCGATATGAAAATCATTATAACCGGTTCGTTAGGAAACATCAGCAAGCCACTGACAGATGAGTTGGTCAAACAGGGCCATACCGTAACCGTAATAAGCAGCAAGCCAGAGAAAAAGGCAGCAATTCACGCATTCGGAGCCACCGCTGCCATTGGGACTATTGAAGACGTCGCGTTTTTGACGAATACCTTTACTAGTGCCGATGCCGTCTATTGCATGCTGCCGCCTTTCAATTATTTCGATCCTGATCTCGATATGATGGGAACTACCCGCAGGCAGGTTGGCAATTACTGTAAGGCCATCCAGGCATCGGGTGTAAAGAATGTAGTGCATTTTAGCAGTATTGGTACGCATACCGATATCGGCAATGGATTACTCGCTTTTGCGCAGGGTGTTGTTGACATGAACGCCTTTATGCACAACGGTCTGGTAAACGAAGACTATTACCGCCACCGGCCAAAGGTGATGGGAAACGTAAAGATGGCCGATTTTGCCAACGAATTTGCGGTTGCCATTGGCCAGTAAGGCCGCTTGAACTACATCCAAAAATTTCAGTTTTACTTAATATATACGTCAGCTAATGAACGTTTTTCTTACCGGAGCCACAGGCTTCATAGGCTCTGCCATTGTACAGGAATTAATTGGTGCTGGTCACCAGGTTTTGGGCCTTGCCCGCTCAGAATCAGCCGCCAGTGCGCTTATAGCCGCAGGCGCAGCGGTTCATCGGGGTGATCTGGAGAATCTGGACAGCTTGCGATCTGGGGCCAAAGCAGCAGATGCGGTTATTCACACCGGATTTATCCACGACTTTGCCCGCTTTAACGAAGTATGCGAAATAGACAGGGTAGCCATTGAAGCCATTGGCGAAGCTCTCACTGGTTCAGATCGGCCCTTTATCGTTACGTCCGGTACCGCGCTAGTTCGTCCCGGCACACTCGCGACCGAGGCCATGATGCCCGTTACTGGTGCCGACGCACACCCCAGGCGTTCTGAACAGGCAGCGGATGCAGTGGCTGAGCGGGGAGTACGCGTTTCGACGGTCCGTCTTTCGCCATCCGTACATGGCAACGGCGATTATGGCTTTGTACCCATGCTTATTAACATTGCCCGTGAAAAGGGTGTTTCGGCCTACATTGGCGAAGGACTGAACCGCTGGAATGCCGTGCACCGGTTTGATGCGGCCCATTTGTACAGGCTGGTAGCTGAACAGGCGACTATTGGAGCCCGGTTTCATGCAGTTGCCGAAGAAGCGGTGAATTTCAAAGCGATTGCAGAGGTTATCGGCAAACAGCTAAACATACCGGTAGTATCCGTATCGCTGGAGGAAGCGGCTGGACATTTCGGCTGGTTTGCGGGTTTCGCAGGTTTGGACTGCCCGGCATCGAGCCAGCAAACACAGTCAATTTTGAGCTGGCATCCCGCCCAGATTACGCTTCTTGCCGACATGGCACAAGGAAGTTATTTCAACTAAAAGCAGTATCCAGAGCTATGACCAGTGGGCAACCTAACCGTATTAAAACGATCACCGACTACCATCGGATGCTGGGGCTTCCCAACCCGGAACACCCGTTAATCAGTGTGATCAATCTGGAATCGTTTCAGCGTCCGGTTACGGATGAACCGGTCAGTTTGATCTTTGATTTTTATTCGATCTCACTGAAAAAGAATTTTCATCTCCGGATGAAATACGGGCAGCAGTCCCATGATTTTGATGAAGGTGTGTTTTTCTGCATGGCGCCGGGACAGGTGATAACGATTGAGCTTAATTCAGATGCACTCCACCGACCGTCGGGGTGGATGATATTGGTTCATCCTGATTTTTTGTGGAATACGGCGCTGGCAAAAACCATCAAGAAGTACGAGTTTTTTGGGTATTCAGTCAATGAAGCCTTGTATTTATCGGACAGGGAAGAGGGCATGATTACCGGTATTGTGCAGTATATGGAGCAGGAATACAACACCAA contains:
- a CDS encoding nuclear transport factor 2 family protein, encoding MWDNDVLNGLTESVEQRPPLPPFTLETALQKVQMAEDAWNSKDPERVSRAYTVNTEWRNRTEFINGRDEVKAFLTRKWAKENGYRLKKELWGFRENRMAVRFEYEWHDESGQWYRSYGNELWEFDTNGLMAKRFASINDAPINESDRRVF
- a CDS encoding carboxymuconolactone decarboxylase family protein, with translation MSQFTVPTRDQVSPASQAAFDSLQKNIGFVPNLYATIAYSDNGLPRYLAFQGAKTSLSNKEKEAVNLVVSEVNGCRYCQSAHTVIGRMNGFSDDELLNLRAGHSHNPKLNALVSLAKDATENKGHVSPAIIDAFYAAGYSKGNLVDVILQVSDKIAMNYLHNLTQIPIDFPIAPALESEAV
- a CDS encoding TetR/AcrR family transcriptional regulator, translating into MESRHKIQLENSAVRQRILDTAARLFHQQGYNSTGINQLIDEAGVAKASLYQHFRTKEAILKAYLEQASQSWFANVNAILGQPISTKEKVLALFDMMHDFSLSVDFRGCNFQNAVVEVGIQDTATRQVIVEHKSRMGRVFAELLPDAGLADEVTLLFEGALITSQLYHSLEPIEQAKKVVSRII
- a CDS encoding glucuronyl esterase domain-containing protein, whose amino-acid sequence is MQKYLIFVLFICFSYAGLAQQAAIDSSKYPALKTFTAVQDQANMMQQLGIKKLRPGPSPNESEPNHANYDEALADPCPQLPDVLTTRNGKKVTTPDQWWKQRRPELIEDFEREMYGRVPKSVPKITWITKVTDNEFVGRIPVVAKQLIGRVDNSEYPLVSVNVNMVLVLPQNVKGPVPVMMMLGFPALPAPAQPSPADLEKINTTFKELMIKQNPEMKVIFDRYPAYAPITRLSGPGFFAPPITGDSPPTEQLLAAGWGYCTIEPNSIQADNGAGLTRGIIGLVNKGQPRKPDDWGALRAWAWGASRALDYLETEPQVNARQVGIEGVSRYGKAALVTMAFDQRFAMVLIGSSGKGGTTLQRRIFGEAVESLANSGGYHWMAGNYLKYATEESTFGRKTGCDLSVDSHELLALCAPRPTFVSYGIAEKGDAKWLDQTGSYKATIAAGPVFKLLGVRDLGVSNDYTSEKMPPVLTGLTDGELAWRQHNGGHTDAPNFQYVIPWASNLLKYERTAK
- a CDS encoding SDR family oxidoreductase, whose translation is MKIIITGSLGNISKPLTDELVKQGHTVTVISSKPEKKAAIHAFGATAAIGTIEDVAFLTNTFTSADAVYCMLPPFNYFDPDLDMMGTTRRQVGNYCKAIQASGVKNVVHFSSIGTHTDIGNGLLAFAQGVVDMNAFMHNGLVNEDYYRHRPKVMGNVKMADFANEFAVAIGQ
- a CDS encoding SDR family oxidoreductase, translated to MNVFLTGATGFIGSAIVQELIGAGHQVLGLARSESAASALIAAGAAVHRGDLENLDSLRSGAKAADAVIHTGFIHDFARFNEVCEIDRVAIEAIGEALTGSDRPFIVTSGTALVRPGTLATEAMMPVTGADAHPRRSEQAADAVAERGVRVSTVRLSPSVHGNGDYGFVPMLINIAREKGVSAYIGEGLNRWNAVHRFDAAHLYRLVAEQATIGARFHAVAEEAVNFKAIAEVIGKQLNIPVVSVSLEEAAGHFGWFAGFAGLDCPASSQQTQSILSWHPAQITLLADMAQGSYFN
- a CDS encoding helix-turn-helix domain-containing protein produces the protein MTSGQPNRIKTITDYHRMLGLPNPEHPLISVINLESFQRPVTDEPVSLIFDFYSISLKKNFHLRMKYGQQSHDFDEGVFFCMAPGQVITIELNSDALHRPSGWMILVHPDFLWNTALAKTIKKYEFFGYSVNEALYLSDREEGMITGIVQYMEQEYNTNIDKFSQPVIIAQLELLLTYADRFYQRQFITRQISNHKILDKLETLLTGYFNSDDLLNNGLPTVHYVAETLNVSPSYLSGLLKALTGQSTQQHIHNKLIDKAKELLSTTDLSVSEIAYALGFEHLQSFSKLFKAKVNRSPLEFRQSFN